A portion of the Oncorhynchus nerka isolate Pitt River linkage group LG27, Oner_Uvic_2.0, whole genome shotgun sequence genome contains these proteins:
- the LOC115111849 gene encoding phospholipid phosphatase 1-like, with protein sequence MFETGRIPLVLLDVTCLILVGLPFVILTPQHNPFNRGFFCNDESIRYPLKEDTISYQLLGGVMIPFTLIVVVSGECLGVYMTHIKTKSSLGANYVARIYKAVGSFLFGAAASQSLTDIAKYSIGRLRPHFLAVCKPMWDRINCIAGGYIENFTCTGDKNMVDEARLSFFSGHSSFSMYCMLFLALYIQARLQTEWARLLRPTIQFFLMATSIYVGLSRVSDYKHHWNDVLTGLLLGAIVAILTVFCVSDFFKTPVDPVEIQEETSHPSLQDNPANGIHYGSTE encoded by the exons ATGTTTGAGACTGGTAGAATCCCTCTCGTCCTTCTCGACGTAACCTGCCTTATCCTCG ttgggCTTCCCTTTGTGATCCTCACCCCTCAGCACAATCCCTTCAACAGGGGTTTCTTCTGTAATGATGAGTCCATCAGATACCCCCTGAAAGAGGACACCATATCCTACCAGTTACTGGGGGGAGTCATGATCCCTTTCACACTGATTGTG GTAGTCAGTGGTGAGTGCCTTGGCGTCTATATGACTCATATAAAGACCAAATCATCCTTGGGGGCTAACTACGTGGCGCGCATCTACAAAGCAGTGGGCAGCTTCCTGTTCGGGGCTGCTGCTAGCCAATCACTGACGGACATTGCCAAGTACTCGATTGGTCGTCTGCGTCCCCACTTCCTGGCTGTGTGTAAGCCTATGTGGGACCGTATCAACTGCATTGCTGGAGGCTACATCGAGAACTTCACCTGTACCGGGGACAAAAACATGGTGGATGAGGCCAG ACTTTCCTTTTTTTCTGGTCACTCATCCTTCtctatgtactgtatgctgttcCTAGCA ctGTACATCCAGGCCAGACTGCAGACAGAGTGGGCCAGGCTCCTCAGACCCACCATCCAGTTCTTCCTGATGGCAACGTCCATCTACGTGGGGCTGTCACGCGTCTCAGACTACAAACACCACTGGAATGACGTACTTACTGGCCTCCTGCTGGGGGCGATAGTTGCGATACTCACG GTGTTCTGTGTGTCCGATTTCTTCAAGACGCCTGTTGATCCAGTAGAGATACAAGAGGAGACGTCCCACCCCAGTCTACAGGACAACCCTGCAAATGGGATCCACTACGGAAGCACAGAATGA
- the LOC115111850 gene encoding ATP synthase subunit alpha, mitochondrial-like — translation MLSVRVAAALARSLPRRAGFVSKNVAAACVGVNHLHTHRPCLAAKTGTAEVSSILEEKILGADTSADLEETGRVLSIGDGIARVYGLRNVQAEEMVEFSSGLKGMSLNLEPDNVGVVVFGNDKLIKEGDIVKRTGAIVDVPVGVELLGRVVDALGNAIDGKGPLGSSIRRRVGLKAPGIIPRISVKEPMQTGIKAVDSLVPIGRGQRELIIGDRQTGKTAIAIDTIINQKRFNEGKDEKKKLYCIYVAIGQKRSTVAQLVKRLTDADAMKYTIVVSATASDAAPLQYLAPYSGCSMGEFFRDNGKHGLIIYDDLSKQAVAYRQMSLLLRRPPGREAYPGDVFYLHSRLLERAAKMHDNFGGGSLTALPVIETQAGDVSAYIPTNVISITDGQIFLETELFYKGIRPAINVGLSVSRVGSAAQTKAMKQVAGTMKLELAQYREVAAFAQFGSDLDAATQQLLNRGVRLTELLKQGQYCPMAIEEQVTVIYAGVRGHLDKMDPSKITRFEKAFLVHVLSQHQDLLTTIRTDGMISPTADAKLKEIVLTFLSSFE, via the exons ATGTTATCTGTGCGAGTTGCAGCGGCTCTGGCCAGGAGCCTGCCCAGACGTGCTGGATTT GTGTCCAAGAATGTTGCCGCCGCCTGCGTAGGAGTGaatcacctccacacacacagaccatgtCTTGCTGCGAAGACCG GCACTGCTGAGGTGTCCTCCATCCTGGAGGAGAAGATCCTGGGTGCTGACACCAGTGctgatctggaagagactggtcgTGTGCTGTCCATTGGTGATGGTATCGCCAGAGTGTATGGTCTCAGGAATGTTCAGGCTGAGGAGATGGTGGAGTTCTCCTCTGGGCTCAAG GGTATGTCTCTGAACTTGGAGCCTGACAATGTTGGTGTTGTGGTGTTCGGTAATGACAAGCTGATCAAAGAGGGTGACATTGTGAAGAGGACTGGTGCCATCGTGGACGTGCCAGTGGGTGTGGAGCTGCTGGGTCGTGTGGTGGACGCTCTGGGCAATGCCATCGACGGAAAG GGTCCTCTTGGATCGAGCATCCGTAGGCGTGTGGGTCTGAAGGCCCCTGGCATCATCCCCCGTATCTCTGTGAAGGAGCCCATGCAGACAGGTATCAAGGCCGTGGACAGCCTGGTGCCCATTGGCCGTGGCCAGCGTGAGCTGATCATCGGTGACCGGCAGACTGG CAAAACTGCTATTGCCATTGACACCATTATCAACCAGAAGCGTTTCAACGAAGGCAAAGATGAGAAGAAGAAGCTGTACTGTATCTACGTTGCCATTGGCCAGAAGAGATCCACTGTGGCCCAGCTGGTGAAGAGGCTGACAGACGCTGATGCTATGAAATACACCATTGTGGTGTCTGCTACAGCCTCTGATGCTGCTCCCCTGCAGTACCTGGCCCCatactctggctgctccatgggAGAGTTCTTCAGAGACAACGGCAAGCACGGCCTCATCATCTATGATGATTTGTCCAAGCAG GCTGTAGCCTACCGTCAGATGTCCCTGCTGCTGCGTCGTCCCCCCGGTCGCGAGGCCTACCCCGGTGACGTGTTCTACCTACACTCCCGTCTGCTGGAAAGAGCTGCCAAGATGCACGACAACTTCGGAGGCGGCTCCCTGACCGCTCTGCCCGTCATTGAGACCCAGGCCGGAGACGTGTCTGCCTACATCCCTACCAACGTCATCTCCATCACTGACGGGCAG ATCTTCTTGGAGACTGAGTTGTTCTACAAAGGTATCCGCCCAGCCATCAACGTGGGTCTGTCTGTGTCCAGAGTCGGATCGGCTGCCCAGACTAAGGCCATGAAGCAG GTGGCTGGTACCATGAAGCTGGAGTTGGCCCAGTACCGTGAGGTGGCTGCCTTTGCCCAGTTCGGCTCTGACCTGGACGCTGCCACCCAGCAGCTGCTCAACAGGGGTGTCCGCCTCACTGAGTTGCTCAAACAGGGACAGTACT GCCCCATGGCCATTGAGGAGCAGGTGACCGTCATCTACGCTGGTGTCAGAGGTCACTTGGACAAGATGGACCCTTCCAAGATCACCAGGTTTGAGAAGGCCTTCCTTGTACACGTCCTCAGCCAGCACCAGGACCTGCTCACCACCATCAG GACCGATGGTATGATCTCACCGACAGCTGACGCCAAACTGAAGGAGATTGTGTTGACCTTCCTGTCCAGCTTTGAGTAA
- the LOC115111851 gene encoding E3 ubiquitin-protein ligase ARK2C-like isoform X1 encodes MVLVHVGYLVLPVFGSVRNRGSLFNRQQHSHATSCRHFQLGPHAPLPIDFPMSHPGQPQSGINPHLAPSGHQHPPQLHSPLNPLPPTPQFQDLLVPPFLPQALHQQYLLQQQILEAQNRRIMPPSSRRTPERMPHQSHRLRLGYEFVPALHVPPQPVGQQPRYLAEGTDWDLSVDAGLPPHQYHIRPLPQHFQHYLTSPRMHHFPRNSTSTQVVVHEIRNYPYPQLHLLALQGLNPSRHASAVRESYEELLQLEDRLGSVNRGAIQTTIERFTFPHKYKKRIPQDLKLGLEDDELDTDEKCTICLSMLEDGEDVRRLPCMHLFHQACVDQWLATSRKCPICRVDIETQLTPDS; translated from the exons ATGGTTTTAGTGCATGTCGGATATCTGGTTCTTCCTGTATTTGGCTCAGTAAGAAATAGAG GATCCCTCTTTAACCGGCAGCAGCATAGCCATGCTACCTCTTGCCGGCACTTCCAGCTAGGCCCCCATGCCCCGCTGCCCATTGACTTCCCCATGTCCCACCCAGGTCAGCCCCAGTCGGGCATAAACCCCCACCTGGCTCCCTCTGGCCACCAGCATCCTCCCCAGCTCCACTCGCCCCTCAACCCCTTACCCCCCACACCCCAGTTCCAGGACCTCTTGGTCCCCCCTTTCCTACCTCAGGCCTTACACCAGCAATACCTCCTCCAACAGCAGATCCTAGAAGCCCAGAACCGCCGCATCATGCCACCTTCAAG CAGACGCACCCCAGAGAGAATGCCCCACCAGTCCCACAGACTGCGGCTGGGGTACGAGTTTGTTCCTGCCCTCCATGTCCCCCCACAGCCTGTTGGCCAGCAGCCTCGCTACCTGGCCGAAGGCACAGACTG GGACCTGAGTGTGGACGCGGGGCTGCCCCCCCACCAGTACCACATCCGCCCACTGCCCCAGCACTTTCAACACTACCTGACCTCTCCCCGGATGCATCACTTCCCCAGGAACAGCACCTCCACCCAAGTG GTTGTCCATGAGATCAGAAACTACCCGTATCCTCAGTTACACCTGCTGGCCCTGCAGGGCCTCAACCCCTCCCGCCATGCATCCGCTGTGAGAGAGAGCTACGAG GAGCTACTGCAGCTGGAGGACAGGTTGGGCAGTGTGAACCGAGGGGCCATCCAGACCACTATTGAAAGGTTCACCTTCCCTCACAAATACAAGAAG AGAATACCCCAGGACCTGAAGCTAGGGCTGGAGGATGACGAACTGGATACAGATGAGAAGTGTACTATCTGTCTATCAATgctggaggatggagaggatgtcAG GAGATTACCCTGCATGCACCTCTTCCACCAGGCGTGTGTTGACCAATGGCTGGCCACCAGTAGGAAATGCCCCATATGCCGGGTGGACATTGAGACCCAGTTGACACCAGACAGCTGA
- the LOC115111851 gene encoding E3 ubiquitin-protein ligase ARK2C-like isoform X2 — protein MVLVHVGYLVLPVFGSVRNRGSLFNRQQHSHATSCRHFQLGPHAPLPIDFPMSHPGQPQSGINPHLAPSGHQHPPQLHSPLNPLPPTPQFQDLLVPPFLPQALHQQYLLQQQILEAQNRRIMPPSRRTPERMPHQSHRLRLGYEFVPALHVPPQPVGQQPRYLAEGTDWDLSVDAGLPPHQYHIRPLPQHFQHYLTSPRMHHFPRNSTSTQVVVHEIRNYPYPQLHLLALQGLNPSRHASAVRESYEELLQLEDRLGSVNRGAIQTTIERFTFPHKYKKRIPQDLKLGLEDDELDTDEKCTICLSMLEDGEDVRRLPCMHLFHQACVDQWLATSRKCPICRVDIETQLTPDS, from the exons ATGGTTTTAGTGCATGTCGGATATCTGGTTCTTCCTGTATTTGGCTCAGTAAGAAATAGAG GATCCCTCTTTAACCGGCAGCAGCATAGCCATGCTACCTCTTGCCGGCACTTCCAGCTAGGCCCCCATGCCCCGCTGCCCATTGACTTCCCCATGTCCCACCCAGGTCAGCCCCAGTCGGGCATAAACCCCCACCTGGCTCCCTCTGGCCACCAGCATCCTCCCCAGCTCCACTCGCCCCTCAACCCCTTACCCCCCACACCCCAGTTCCAGGACCTCTTGGTCCCCCCTTTCCTACCTCAGGCCTTACACCAGCAATACCTCCTCCAACAGCAGATCCTAGAAGCCCAGAACCGCCGCATCATGCCACCTTCAAG ACGCACCCCAGAGAGAATGCCCCACCAGTCCCACAGACTGCGGCTGGGGTACGAGTTTGTTCCTGCCCTCCATGTCCCCCCACAGCCTGTTGGCCAGCAGCCTCGCTACCTGGCCGAAGGCACAGACTG GGACCTGAGTGTGGACGCGGGGCTGCCCCCCCACCAGTACCACATCCGCCCACTGCCCCAGCACTTTCAACACTACCTGACCTCTCCCCGGATGCATCACTTCCCCAGGAACAGCACCTCCACCCAAGTG GTTGTCCATGAGATCAGAAACTACCCGTATCCTCAGTTACACCTGCTGGCCCTGCAGGGCCTCAACCCCTCCCGCCATGCATCCGCTGTGAGAGAGAGCTACGAG GAGCTACTGCAGCTGGAGGACAGGTTGGGCAGTGTGAACCGAGGGGCCATCCAGACCACTATTGAAAGGTTCACCTTCCCTCACAAATACAAGAAG AGAATACCCCAGGACCTGAAGCTAGGGCTGGAGGATGACGAACTGGATACAGATGAGAAGTGTACTATCTGTCTATCAATgctggaggatggagaggatgtcAG GAGATTACCCTGCATGCACCTCTTCCACCAGGCGTGTGTTGACCAATGGCTGGCCACCAGTAGGAAATGCCCCATATGCCGGGTGGACATTGAGACCCAGTTGACACCAGACAGCTGA